A single region of the Eleginops maclovinus isolate JMC-PN-2008 ecotype Puerto Natales chromosome 16, JC_Emac_rtc_rv5, whole genome shotgun sequence genome encodes:
- the pdgfbb gene encoding uncharacterized protein pdgfbb isoform X1, producing the protein MAAGTTVNKGTHPIINIRHDFCSVWRGEEITVMTPQGHGQLCSGHGEPLPAALVELVRNSPISSIEDLQLLLLSDSVDEEDGSSAANGGHRLPRSLDAQPAQQALCKVRTEVVEVTRAMLDRSNANFLLWPPCVEVQRCSGCCNTKSMHCVPVLTHTRYLQVMKIEYVNKRPTYGKAVVSVVDHVECRCQQAPRLPPPKKKSNRRQHNHQHRNQTLSPGHGQVKVHSKVEVHQWDELKQNQGAHLEDLLEQHWSPRGDTFTEPGDGYSLAGEDASRSGEDLLFAPHWAHNSTRLHEQTEYMERKNGGVSDGKKTMDNVGVEEKNELLEGGEGLLLNSTEGKVNQEKGNPLRQDDLLSKTQTGASSHVATQNPEAKFSPTEAPNQRAGTRFRPTKEPNPDPRELPRRRDNNTPEEAQILQMEEKRLEQERKELLLLHKRLDQEKEILRQQQMKREEEEERQKEKDLQHNLHDKHHHHLHTTTATTTTTTTTTTTTQKPATTSTTTTKQPSAPTGPRPPARPRKRPRKNRRKISKAAMRAMLM; encoded by the exons ATGGCAGCAGGCACCACTGTGAACAAAGGCACACATCCTATAATTAACATCAGACACGACTTTTGCTCCGTTTGGCGAGGGGAAGAAATCACGGTGATGACTCCTCAGGGGCACGGACAGCTCTGCAGCGGACAT ggggAGCCTCTGCCTGCAGCCCTGGTGGAGCTGGTTAGAAACAGCCCCATCTCCTCCATAGAGgacctccagctgctgctgctctctgactcCGTAG ATGAGGAAGACGGGAGTTCTGCAGCGAACGGAGGTCACAGACTACCAAGGAGCCTCG ATGCCCAGCCAGCTCAGCAGGCTCTGTGTAAAGTCCGGACAGAGGTGGTCGAGGTCACCAGGGCAATGTTGGATCGCAGCAACGCTAACTTCCTGTTATGGCCGCCCTGCGTGGAGGTGCAGCGCTGCTCCGGCTGCTGCAACACCAAGAGCATGCACTGCGTCCCCGTCCTCACGCACACCAGATACCTGCAG GTCATGAAGATTGAGTATGTCAACAAAAGGCCAACTTACGGTAAAGCCGTGGTGTCAGTGGTGGATCACGTGGAGTGCCGGTGTCAGCAAGCTCCACGTCTCCCTCCGCCCAAGAAAAAGTCAAATCGCAGGCAACACAACCACCAGCACCGAAACCAGACTCTCAGCCCAGGACACGGACAG GTCAAGGTGCACTCCAAGGTTGAAGTGCATCAGTGGGATGAGCTGAAGCAGAACCAGGGGGCCCACCTGGAGGACCTCCTGGAGCAGCACTGGAGCCCCAGAGGAGACACCTTCACCGAGCCTGGGGATGGGTACAGCCTGGCTGGGGAGGATGCATCTCGCTCTGGAGAGGATCTTCTTTTTGCTCCTCACTGGGCACATAACTCCACCAGGCTGCATGAACAAACAGAGTATATGGAGAGGAAGAACGGTGGGGTCTCAGATGGCAAAAAGACAATGGATAACGTTGGCGTTGAGGAAAAGAATGAGTTGCTCGAAGGTGGGGAGGGGTTGCTGCTCAACAGCACAGAAGGGAAAGTTAATCAGGAAAAGGGGAATCCATTACGGCAAGATGACCTACTCTCCAAAACCCAAACAGGCGCTTCCTCTCACGTTGCTACTCAGAATCCCGAAGCCAAATTCAGTCCCACTGAGGCACCTAACCAGAGAGCCGGGACCAGGTTCAGACCGACCAAAGAGCCCAATCCGGATCCTCGAGAACTGCCGAGACGGAGAGACAATAACACTCCTGAGGAGGCGCAGATATTACAGATGGAGGAGAAGAGACTGGAGCAGGAGAGAAAGGAGCTGCTGCTTCTCCACAAGAGGCTGGACCAAGAGAAGGAGATACTGAGGCAGCAACAGATGAAacgtgaagaggaggaggagaggcagaaagAAAAGGATCTGCAACATAACCTGCATGataaacatcatcatcatctgcatacaacaacagcaacaacaacaacaacaacaacaacaacaacaacaacacagaaaccAG CGACAACATCTACGACTACAACAAAGCAGCCATCGGCTCCAACGGGCCCCAGACCCCCAGCCCGTCCAAGGAAAAGGCCTAGGAAGAATCGCAGAAAAATCAGCAAGGCAGCTATGAGAGCAATGCTAATGTAg
- the csf2rb gene encoding cytokine receptor common subunit beta: MMPLYWLVLWSTLPPLALCCAPDCCTVHESSSNSVSPLLKALQCHNDYETHVVCKWREHGNTTLQLWFVTENNREQCLPYGVEEEIEHRTDQCRYETRAFAIGIKHTAFFLENKTLCPSVPHKPLDLSLHLRARPPVNLSTHHGVDGGRRLSWSSPYPSSSPLNRNLTYQLSYRPHGQDNWTSEDVTNTSVKLEKGFLLLGRRYEARVRVRASVGQWSDWSPVVTWHTETDTGQFPSLHCVLDGAREVTCSWEVSRDVDHFITYQLILRNNQTTPSERRCVNLTVSPDLSGGLVRYSCSLTVADPAHLLVELQPSRRAKSFWVYQHIQPKPPQQVKVKPKHRNWIVYWTPPSTASEVELFYQVCYYRTQDQGCSVLVNLTRGSQTLLIREDSLAPTQRYQVKVRALVVPNYYQGIPSDWSPPEDWTSNEAPWSVTKLIYITVSVFVTVVFLGLYFTIPACQRRVILWVDSVPSPAKSKILSEIKAATSTFMQNESTTLCRVLSLDNESTCSSDALLWPTKDTEKKRLQDEDSWKCNDLPPPAEKVSDSDTSSMSFSGPYIFCQASEPNSKSMAVTCKEETREAPSEDSASPSPLNFGIFGEGYVCLPNRNVSRSTQDLVSHSNSNMNSTEQIEQIPDEMDVQPVLSEPISSPQPPAFTSWPEVGTTQASGYCHLPGAK; this comes from the exons ATGATGCCTCTTTACTGGCTGGTGCTTTGGTCAACGCTCCCTCCTCTGGCTCTCTGCTGTGCTCCAGACTGTTGTACCGTGCACgagagcagcagcaacagcg TGTCTCCGCTGCTGAAAGCCTTGCAGTGCCACAACGACTACGAGACCCATGTCGTCTGCAAGTGGAGGGAGCACGGAAACACAACCCTGCAGCTCTGGTTCGTGACTGAAAACAACAG GGAGCAGTGTTTGCCTTATGGTGTTGAGGAGGAAATTGAACACAGGACTGACCAGTGTCGATATGAAACCCGTGCATTTGCCATCGGCATCAAACACACCGCCTTCTTCCTCGAAAACAAGACACTCTGCCCCTCTGTTCCACACAAGCCTCTCGATCTCTCCCTGCACC TGAGAGCCCGCCCACCAGTGAATCTGTCCACACATCATGGAGTTGATGGGGGCAGACGGCTCAGCTGGTCCAGCCCGTACCCCTCCTCATCCCCCCTGAACAGAAACCTCACATATCAGCTCAGCTACAGGCCGCACGGACAGGACAACTGGACG TCTGAGGACGTCACAAACACCAGTGTGAAACTGGAGAAGGGATTCTTGCTCCTGGGTCGCAGGTACGAAGCCCGGGTGAGGGTCCGGGCCAGCGTGGGCCAGTGGAGCGACTGGAGCCCTGTGGTGACCTGGCACACTGAAACAG ACACGGGGCAGTTTCCCAGCTTGCATTGTGTCCTGGATGGAGCGAGGGAGGTGACGTGCAGCTGGGAGGTGAGCAGGGACGTGGATCACTTCATTACCTACCAGCTGATACTTCGGAACAACCAGACGACGCC GTCTGAGAGGCGCTGTGTGAACCTGACAGTGAGCCCGGACCTCAGCGGGGGGTTGGTGAGGTACAGCTGCTCCCTGACTGTGGCAGACCCTGCACATCTGCTGGTAGAGCTCCAACCATCACGCCGGGCCAAGAGCTTTTGGGTCTACCAACACA TTCAACCCAAACCACCGCAGCAGGTGAAAGTGAAGCCAAAGCACAGAAACTGGATAGTGTACTGGACTCCTCCGAGCACAGCTTCAGAAGTGGAACTGTTTTACCAGGTCTGCTATTACAGGACCCAGGATCAG GGTTGTTCTGTCCTGGTGAACCTCACACGGGGCTCCCAGACCCTGTTGATCCGGGAAGATTCTCTGGCCCCGACCCAGCGTTACCAGGTAAAGGTGAGGGCGCTGGTCGTCCCTAATTACTACCAGGGGATCCCGTCTGATTGGAGCCCACCTGAGGACTGGACCTCAAATGAGG CCCCCTGGTCCGTCACAAAACTGATCTACATCACCgtcagtgtgtttgtgaccGTAGTCTTCCTCGGACTCTACTTCACCATACCAGCATGCCAAAG GAGGGTGATTCTGTGGGTGGACTCGGTTCCTTCTCCAGCCAAAAGCAAAATTCTGTCCGAGATTAAG GCTGCCACCAGTACCTTCATGCAGAATGAGAGCACCACCTTGTGCAGGGTGCTGAGTTTGGACAATGAATCTACATG CTCCTCGGATGCTTTACTGTGGCCTACTAAGGACACAGAGAAAAAGCGCCTGCAGGATGAGGACAGCTGGAAGTGTAATGACCTGCCCCCCCCTGCTGAGAAGGTCAGCGACTCGGACACATCCTCCATGAGCTTCAGCGGGCCGTACATCTTCTGCCAG GCATCAGAACCCAACAGCAAGTCAATGGCTGTCACATGTAAAGAGGAAACACGAGAAGCCCCGTCAGAAGACTCTGCCTCTCCTTCCCCGCTGAACTTTGGTATTTTTGGGGAAGGCTACGTTTGTCTGCCCAACCGCAACGTCTCCCGGTCCACACAGGACCTCGTATCTCACAGCAACTCAAACATGAACAGCACTGAGCAGATCGAGCAGATTCCAGATGAGATGGACGTCCAGCCGGTCCTCAGCGAGCCAATCAGCAGCCCCCAACCTCCAGCCTTCACTTCCTGGCCTGAAGTGGGCACCACACAGGCTTCAGGGTACTGCCACCTCCCAGGAGCAAAGTGA
- the pdgfbb gene encoding uncharacterized protein pdgfbb isoform X3 — protein MLDRSNANFLLWPPCVEVQRCSGCCNTKSMHCVPVLTHTRYLQVMKIEYVNKRPTYGKAVVSVVDHVECRCQQAPRLPPPKKKSNRRQHNHQHRNQTLSPGHGQVKVHSKVEVHQWDELKQNQGAHLEDLLEQHWSPRGDTFTEPGDGYSLAGEDASRSGEDLLFAPHWAHNSTRLHEQTEYMERKNGGVSDGKKTMDNVGVEEKNELLEGGEGLLLNSTEGKVNQEKGNPLRQDDLLSKTQTGASSHVATQNPEAKFSPTEAPNQRAGTRFRPTKEPNPDPRELPRRRDNNTPEEAQILQMEEKRLEQERKELLLLHKRLDQEKEILRQQQMKREEEEERQKEKDLQHNLHDKHHHHLHTTTATTTTTTTTTTTTQKPATTSTTTTKQPSAPTGPRPPARPRKRPRKNRRKISKAAMRAMLM, from the exons ATGTTGGATCGCAGCAACGCTAACTTCCTGTTATGGCCGCCCTGCGTGGAGGTGCAGCGCTGCTCCGGCTGCTGCAACACCAAGAGCATGCACTGCGTCCCCGTCCTCACGCACACCAGATACCTGCAG GTCATGAAGATTGAGTATGTCAACAAAAGGCCAACTTACGGTAAAGCCGTGGTGTCAGTGGTGGATCACGTGGAGTGCCGGTGTCAGCAAGCTCCACGTCTCCCTCCGCCCAAGAAAAAGTCAAATCGCAGGCAACACAACCACCAGCACCGAAACCAGACTCTCAGCCCAGGACACGGACAG GTCAAGGTGCACTCCAAGGTTGAAGTGCATCAGTGGGATGAGCTGAAGCAGAACCAGGGGGCCCACCTGGAGGACCTCCTGGAGCAGCACTGGAGCCCCAGAGGAGACACCTTCACCGAGCCTGGGGATGGGTACAGCCTGGCTGGGGAGGATGCATCTCGCTCTGGAGAGGATCTTCTTTTTGCTCCTCACTGGGCACATAACTCCACCAGGCTGCATGAACAAACAGAGTATATGGAGAGGAAGAACGGTGGGGTCTCAGATGGCAAAAAGACAATGGATAACGTTGGCGTTGAGGAAAAGAATGAGTTGCTCGAAGGTGGGGAGGGGTTGCTGCTCAACAGCACAGAAGGGAAAGTTAATCAGGAAAAGGGGAATCCATTACGGCAAGATGACCTACTCTCCAAAACCCAAACAGGCGCTTCCTCTCACGTTGCTACTCAGAATCCCGAAGCCAAATTCAGTCCCACTGAGGCACCTAACCAGAGAGCCGGGACCAGGTTCAGACCGACCAAAGAGCCCAATCCGGATCCTCGAGAACTGCCGAGACGGAGAGACAATAACACTCCTGAGGAGGCGCAGATATTACAGATGGAGGAGAAGAGACTGGAGCAGGAGAGAAAGGAGCTGCTGCTTCTCCACAAGAGGCTGGACCAAGAGAAGGAGATACTGAGGCAGCAACAGATGAAacgtgaagaggaggaggagaggcagaaagAAAAGGATCTGCAACATAACCTGCATGataaacatcatcatcatctgcatacaacaacagcaacaacaacaacaacaacaacaacaacaacaacaacacagaaaccAG CGACAACATCTACGACTACAACAAAGCAGCCATCGGCTCCAACGGGCCCCAGACCCCCAGCCCGTCCAAGGAAAAGGCCTAGGAAGAATCGCAGAAAAATCAGCAAGGCAGCTATGAGAGCAATGCTAATGTAg
- the pdgfbb gene encoding uncharacterized protein pdgfbb isoform X2 — protein sequence MSLWVQLLLALLATCLRFGAAEGEPLPAALVELVRNSPISSIEDLQLLLLSDSVDEEDGSSAANGGHRLPRSLDAQPAQQALCKVRTEVVEVTRAMLDRSNANFLLWPPCVEVQRCSGCCNTKSMHCVPVLTHTRYLQVMKIEYVNKRPTYGKAVVSVVDHVECRCQQAPRLPPPKKKSNRRQHNHQHRNQTLSPGHGQVKVHSKVEVHQWDELKQNQGAHLEDLLEQHWSPRGDTFTEPGDGYSLAGEDASRSGEDLLFAPHWAHNSTRLHEQTEYMERKNGGVSDGKKTMDNVGVEEKNELLEGGEGLLLNSTEGKVNQEKGNPLRQDDLLSKTQTGASSHVATQNPEAKFSPTEAPNQRAGTRFRPTKEPNPDPRELPRRRDNNTPEEAQILQMEEKRLEQERKELLLLHKRLDQEKEILRQQQMKREEEEERQKEKDLQHNLHDKHHHHLHTTTATTTTTTTTTTTTQKPATTSTTTTKQPSAPTGPRPPARPRKRPRKNRRKISKAAMRAMLM from the exons ATGAGCTTGTGGGTACAGCTGCTGCTCGCGCTGCTGGCGACGTGTCTGCGGTTTGGCGCAGCCGAG ggggAGCCTCTGCCTGCAGCCCTGGTGGAGCTGGTTAGAAACAGCCCCATCTCCTCCATAGAGgacctccagctgctgctgctctctgactcCGTAG ATGAGGAAGACGGGAGTTCTGCAGCGAACGGAGGTCACAGACTACCAAGGAGCCTCG ATGCCCAGCCAGCTCAGCAGGCTCTGTGTAAAGTCCGGACAGAGGTGGTCGAGGTCACCAGGGCAATGTTGGATCGCAGCAACGCTAACTTCCTGTTATGGCCGCCCTGCGTGGAGGTGCAGCGCTGCTCCGGCTGCTGCAACACCAAGAGCATGCACTGCGTCCCCGTCCTCACGCACACCAGATACCTGCAG GTCATGAAGATTGAGTATGTCAACAAAAGGCCAACTTACGGTAAAGCCGTGGTGTCAGTGGTGGATCACGTGGAGTGCCGGTGTCAGCAAGCTCCACGTCTCCCTCCGCCCAAGAAAAAGTCAAATCGCAGGCAACACAACCACCAGCACCGAAACCAGACTCTCAGCCCAGGACACGGACAG GTCAAGGTGCACTCCAAGGTTGAAGTGCATCAGTGGGATGAGCTGAAGCAGAACCAGGGGGCCCACCTGGAGGACCTCCTGGAGCAGCACTGGAGCCCCAGAGGAGACACCTTCACCGAGCCTGGGGATGGGTACAGCCTGGCTGGGGAGGATGCATCTCGCTCTGGAGAGGATCTTCTTTTTGCTCCTCACTGGGCACATAACTCCACCAGGCTGCATGAACAAACAGAGTATATGGAGAGGAAGAACGGTGGGGTCTCAGATGGCAAAAAGACAATGGATAACGTTGGCGTTGAGGAAAAGAATGAGTTGCTCGAAGGTGGGGAGGGGTTGCTGCTCAACAGCACAGAAGGGAAAGTTAATCAGGAAAAGGGGAATCCATTACGGCAAGATGACCTACTCTCCAAAACCCAAACAGGCGCTTCCTCTCACGTTGCTACTCAGAATCCCGAAGCCAAATTCAGTCCCACTGAGGCACCTAACCAGAGAGCCGGGACCAGGTTCAGACCGACCAAAGAGCCCAATCCGGATCCTCGAGAACTGCCGAGACGGAGAGACAATAACACTCCTGAGGAGGCGCAGATATTACAGATGGAGGAGAAGAGACTGGAGCAGGAGAGAAAGGAGCTGCTGCTTCTCCACAAGAGGCTGGACCAAGAGAAGGAGATACTGAGGCAGCAACAGATGAAacgtgaagaggaggaggagaggcagaaagAAAAGGATCTGCAACATAACCTGCATGataaacatcatcatcatctgcatacaacaacagcaacaacaacaacaacaacaacaacaacaacaacaacacagaaaccAG CGACAACATCTACGACTACAACAAAGCAGCCATCGGCTCCAACGGGCCCCAGACCCCCAGCCCGTCCAAGGAAAAGGCCTAGGAAGAATCGCAGAAAAATCAGCAAGGCAGCTATGAGAGCAATGCTAATGTAg